A part of Winslowiella toletana genomic DNA contains:
- a CDS encoding type II toxin-antitoxin system MqsR family toxin — protein sequence MEKKTPHTRLHVVQALVAAGKVKATHTALLGADDLGLNFKDMCDVIAGLKISDFYKSMTSYKDHTIWQDVYRPRLSCGNVYLKLTISHGVVIVSFKEK from the coding sequence ATGGAAAAGAAAACTCCGCATACCCGGCTGCATGTTGTTCAGGCGCTGGTAGCTGCCGGAAAGGTTAAGGCAACCCATACAGCGCTTTTAGGAGCCGATGATCTGGGTCTTAATTTTAAGGATATGTGTGATGTTATCGCTGGTCTGAAAATCAGTGATTTCTACAAAAGTATGACCAGCTATAAGGATCATACTATCTGGCAAGACGTATATCGTCCGAGATTGTCCTGCGGTAATGTCTATCTAAAACTCACGATCAGCCATGGGGTTGTGATCGTCTCATTCAAGGAGAAGTAA
- a CDS encoding type II TA system antitoxin MqsA family protein, whose protein sequence is MKCPVCGGAELESGIRDVPYVFRGHKIQIEAKGDYCPACGEVLMDPEESAVFMAKVKKFKAEIISQTIEPGFIAQVRKKLALTQQEAGEVFGGGVNAFSRYENGKSQPHPSTVKLLRILDKHPELLTEIRI, encoded by the coding sequence ATGAAATGTCCAGTTTGTGGCGGGGCAGAACTTGAGTCAGGGATCAGAGATGTCCCCTATGTCTTCCGGGGTCACAAAATCCAAATCGAAGCAAAGGGCGATTACTGCCCGGCTTGCGGTGAAGTGCTTATGGATCCTGAAGAGTCTGCGGTATTTATGGCGAAGGTTAAAAAATTTAAAGCTGAGATCATATCTCAGACCATTGAACCTGGATTTATTGCTCAGGTGCGTAAAAAGCTTGCTCTGACCCAACAGGAGGCAGGCGAGGTGTTTGGTGGTGGTGTAAATGCATTTTCGCGATATGAAAATGGCAAATCTCAGCCGCATCCTTCAACCGTAAAATTGCTTCGTATACTTGATAAGCACCCAGAATTGTTAACAGAAATTCGTATTTAA